One part of the Pecten maximus unplaced genomic scaffold, xPecMax1.1, whole genome shotgun sequence genome encodes these proteins:
- the LOC117320168 gene encoding ATP-dependent DNA helicase RecQ-like: MVSEWGEEFRPAFQKLGELMCILEKALHLILTATATPKSIASLSKQLNLKNPLVISENVDRPKIFIDIRTRLPNFHKFDKFDDLIQPVATELLEKGVHFPVTIMYVESLEALSYFYQFLSYKLKGASYDGEEIPQNRIYVQYHKDYAESMKKITIQELAKETPKVRLVLATVALGMGLNAPSVSRIIHCRSPTTLEKYLQEIGRAGRVGQPSVAILYYKKNYIAKNRIGMTEEMRKFCESETCYRIILVNYFGFESVVFSGPKEHCCSICGRK; encoded by the exons ATGGTTTCAGAATG gggaGAAGAATTCCGTCCTGCATTCCAGAAGCTTGGGGAGTTAATGTGCATTCTAGAGAAAGCTTTGCATTTAATTCTCACAGCAACTGCTACACCGAAATCAATTGCAAGTCTATCTAAACAGCTGAATTTGAAAAATCCACttgttatcagtgagaatgtggACCGTCCAaagatatttatagacattagAACCAGATTGCCAAACTTTCataaatttgacaaatttgaTGACTTGATACAACCAGTGGCAACAGAATTGCTGGAAAAAGGAGTTCATTTTCCAGTAACCATAATGTATGTGGAAAGTTTGGAAGCATTGTCCTATTTTTATCAGTTTCTTTCGTATAAACTTAAGGGTGCCAGCTATGATGGTGAGGAAATTCCACAGAATAGAATATATGTCCAATACCACAAAGATTATGCAGAGTCCATGAAGAAAATCACTATTCAAGAACTGGCTAAAGAAACCCCTAAAGTCAGATTAGTTTTGGCAACTGTTGCACTGGGAATGGGGCTTAATGCTCCAAGTGTTTCACGTATCATTCATTGCAGGAGCCCAACAACACTGGAGAAATACCTACAAGAAATCGGTCGTGCTGGACGTGTTGGACAACCGTCAGTGGCAATTCTTTACTACAAGAAAAATTATATTGCAAAAAACAGAATCGGTATGACGGAAGAAATGAGAAAGTTTTGTGAAAGTGAAACATGTTATAGAATTATTCTTGTGAATTACTTTGGATttgaaagtgttgttttttcagGACCAAAGGAACATTGTTGCTCCATTTGTGGCAGAAAATGA